One region of Flavobacterium sp. GSB-24 genomic DNA includes:
- a CDS encoding Mur ligase family protein — protein MKTHFIAIGGSAMHNLALALHNKGYQVTGSDDAIFEPSKSRLEKKGILPAEMGWFPEKITSDIDAIILGMHAKADNPELLKAQELGLKIYSYPEFLYEQSKNKTRVVIGGSHGKTTITSMILHVMHYHNIAVDYMVGAQLEGFDTMVHLTEENDFVVLEGDEYLSSPIDRRPKFHLYQPNIALISGIAWDHINVFPTYENYVEQFEIFIEKITNGGILVYNENDPEVKRVSEAATNPIRKIAYKTPEYSVNDGVTLLKTPEGDMPIEVFGAHNLNNLAGAKWICQNMGVDEADFYEAIASFKGASKRLEKIAEGKGKVAYKDFAHSPSKVAATTKAVKEQYPNRTLVACLELHTYSSLNAEFLKEYEGALEYADVAVVFYSPDAVKIKQLEEVTYEQIATSFNRKDLIIYTNPAEFKEYLFHLNLDNSALLLMSSGNYGGLNFDDVKGLIN, from the coding sequence ATGAAAACACATTTCATCGCCATTGGCGGAAGCGCTATGCACAACCTTGCATTAGCATTACATAATAAAGGATATCAGGTTACAGGAAGTGATGATGCTATTTTTGAACCTTCAAAATCAAGATTAGAGAAAAAAGGGATTCTTCCTGCAGAAATGGGCTGGTTTCCAGAAAAAATTACTTCGGATATTGATGCGATTATTTTAGGAATGCACGCAAAAGCTGATAATCCTGAATTATTAAAAGCGCAGGAATTAGGTTTGAAAATCTATTCGTATCCAGAATTTTTATACGAACAATCTAAAAATAAAACTCGTGTTGTAATTGGTGGTTCACACGGAAAAACTACTATTACTTCGATGATTCTTCATGTAATGCATTATCATAATATCGCTGTCGATTATATGGTAGGAGCACAGTTGGAAGGTTTTGATACAATGGTGCATCTTACAGAAGAAAATGATTTTGTGGTTTTGGAAGGTGATGAGTATTTATCTTCTCCAATTGATAGACGTCCGAAATTTCATTTGTATCAACCCAATATTGCCTTAATTTCTGGAATTGCCTGGGATCATATTAATGTTTTTCCAACCTACGAAAACTATGTAGAGCAGTTTGAAATTTTTATTGAAAAAATTACAAATGGAGGAATTTTAGTGTACAACGAAAATGATCCAGAAGTAAAACGTGTTTCTGAAGCAGCAACAAATCCGATTAGAAAAATTGCTTACAAAACTCCAGAGTATTCTGTCAATGATGGAGTAACATTATTAAAAACCCCAGAAGGCGATATGCCAATTGAAGTTTTTGGAGCACACAACTTGAATAATTTGGCCGGAGCAAAATGGATCTGCCAAAATATGGGCGTAGACGAAGCAGATTTTTACGAAGCTATTGCAAGTTTTAAAGGAGCATCTAAACGTTTGGAGAAAATTGCGGAAGGAAAAGGAAAAGTAGCTTATAAAGATTTTGCCCATTCGCCAAGTAAAGTAGCTGCAACTACTAAAGCGGTAAAAGAACAATATCCAAACAGAACTTTAGTGGCTTGTTTAGAATTGCATACGTACAGCAGCTTAAATGCTGAGTTTTTGAAAGAATATGAAGGAGCTTTAGAATATGCTGATGTTGCAGTAGTTTTTTATTCGCCAGATGCGGTGAAAATTAAACAATTAGAAGAAGTTACTTATGAGCAGATTGCAACTTCATTCAACAGAAAAGATTTAATTATTTATACAAATCCAGCTGAATTTAAGGAATATTTATTCCATTTAAATCTCGATAATTCTGCACTTTTATTAATGAGTTCTGGTAATTACGGAGGCTTAAACTTTGATGATGTAAAGGGGTTGATTAATTAG